From Cucumis melo cultivar AY chromosome 1, USDA_Cmelo_AY_1.0, whole genome shotgun sequence, a single genomic window includes:
- the LOC127151356 gene encoding uncharacterized protein LOC127151356, translating to MYNSLYTRLASSSHESFKQSRQIQVQKNVVRRLHAIFRSKVAEPSDPEKAYGIKRLKKLGATVFEGSTDPADAENWLNMLEKCFDVMNCPVERKVRLATFLLQKEAEGWWKSILARRSDALALDWQSFRSIFEDKYYPSTYCKAKRDEFLGLKQGSLSVAEYERKYTKLSRYADVIVASESDRCRRFERGLRFEINTPVTTIAKWTNFSQLVETALHVEQSITEEKSAVELSRGTSIASGFRGREQRRFTLGINISSRQDFKNRSGGQASRNVSYGSVFQRQSQRIPSQPTRSIVRSQPGQESVASTVRRAPCTSCGRNHRGQCLVGASVCY from the exons atgtacaatagtttatatactagattggcaagttcatcacatgaaagttttaagcagagtcgacagatacaggtacagaaaaacgttgttcgtcggcttcacgccatctttcggtctaaggtagcag agcctagtgatccagaaaaggcatacggaatTAAACGGCTaaagaagttaggggctacagtgtttgagggttccacagatccagctgatgcagagaattggttgaatatgcttgaaaagtgttttgatgtgatgaattgtcctgtggagcgaaaggttagattggccacatttttgttgcaaaaggaagctgaaggatggtggaaatctatattagctaGGCGCAGTGATGCACTTGCTTTAGACTGGCAGTCTTTTAGAagcatattcgaagataagtattatcccagcacatactgcaaagccaagagggatgaatttttggggttgaaacaaggatcactttcagtggctgagtatgagaggaagtataccaagctttcacggtatgctgacgttattgtggcttctgagagtgacaggtgccgaaggtttgaaagagggttgcgttttgaaataAATACCCCAGTTACaaccattgctaagtggacgaatttttctcagttagtggagactgcccttcatgtggagcagagtataacagaagagaaatcagcagtggagcttagtcgtgggacatcaatagctagtggatttagaggtcgtgagcagcggaggttcacgcttgggataaatatttcaagtcgtCAAGACTTTAAGAATCGgtctggaggccaagcatcgaggaacgtgagttatggtagtgtttttcagagacagagccagagaatacctagtcaacccactAGATCAATAGTAAGATCACAACCAGGTCAAGAGTCCGTTGCTAGTACAGTCAGACGAGcaccatgcacgagttgtggcaggaaccatcggggtcagtgtttggtGGGTGCCAGTGTATGTTACTAG
- the LOC103489753 gene encoding pentatricopeptide repeat-containing protein At3g61520, mitochondrial-like: MSLSTAQSAVHLLRHLGRVGMVDEALAAFSTLDSHAKNTNVRNEIINLLLKSGRVDNALNVLYEMLLPESEFRPNDKTAGIVFNKMLKIDGSEGRAKEDEIAGLVSKFGKYNIFPDTIALTQLISKLCRSGNTNLAWNILDNMMMLNGLKDAAPCNALLTGLGKAREFGKMNLLMRKMKDMNIQPTVITFGILINYLCKFRRIDDALEVFEKMKGEKEEAEVVVAPDTIMYNTLIDGLCKVGRQEEGLRLMGTMRSGQCAPTTATYNCLINGYCRAGEIEVANKLFSEMVSEQIEPNVITLNTLVDGMCKHNRISTAVKFFRDMQQKGLKGNNVTYTVFINAFCNVNNMNKAMEFLDEMSKDGCFPDAVVYYTLICGLARAGRLDDSSSVVSKLKEAGFFLDRVCYNVLISEFCKKNKLDRAQEWLNQMELAGVKPDSVTYNTLISYFSKIGNFKLAHKFMKKMTEEDGLSPTVFTYGALIHAYCLNNNIDEAIKLFKEMNVASKVPPNTVIYNILIDSLCKQTEVNFALSLLDDMKFRGVMPNTTTYNSIFKALRENNWLDKAFKLMDRMVEQACNADYITMEILTEWLSSVGETTKLKKFTQGCMVSDSAA; encoded by the coding sequence ATGTCTCTCTCGACAGCCCAGAGTGCTGTTCATCTGCTTCGGCACCTTGGAAGGGTTGGCATGGTTGATGAGGCGCTTGCTGCATTTTCTACGCTCGATTCACATGCAAAAAACACAAATGTGCGTAATGAGATCATCAATTTGCTTCTGAAATCTGGGCGAGTCGACAATGCGTTGAATGTGCTCTACGAAATGCTTCTTCCAGAATCGGAGTTTCGACCCAATGATAAAACTGCTGGCATTGTTTTCAATAAAATGTTGAAGATAGATGGGTCAGAGGGGAGAGCCAAGGAAGATGAAATTGCTGGTTTGGTATCCAAATTTGGTAAATATAACATTTTTCCTGATACCATTGCATTGACACAGTTGATCTCAAAGCTTTGTAGGAGTGGAAATACAAATCTTGCATGGAATATTTTAGATAACATGATGATGTTGAATGGTCTTAAGGATGCTGCACCCTGCAATGCACTTTTGACAGGATTGGGAAAGGCGAGGGAATTTGGTAAGATGAATCTGTTGATGCGAAAGATGAAAGACATGAATATTCAGCCTACTGTTATTACTTTTGGTATCCTTATTAATTATTTGTGCAAGTTTAGAAGGATCGATGATGCATTAGAGGTGTTTGAGAAAATGAAAGGGGAAAAAGAGGAGGCCGAGGTTGTTGTTGCACCTGATACAATCATGTACAATACTTTGATAGATGGGCTTTGTAAAGTGGGGAGGCAAGAAGAAGGTTTGCGCTTGATGGGAACGATGAGATCAGGTCAATGTGCACCGACTACTGCTACATACAATTGTTTGATTAATGGGTACTGTAGGGCAGGTGAAATTGAGGTAGCTAATAAGCTCTTTAGTGAGATGGTAAGTGAACAAATTGAGCCGAATGTAATTACCCTCAATACTTTAGTTGATGGAATGTGCAAGCATAACCGAATAAGCACTGCAGTTAAGTTCTTCCGGGATATGCAGCAGAAGGGCTTGAAAGGAAATAATGTTACTTACACAGTGTTCATTAATGCTTTTTGCAATGTCAACAATATGAACAAGGCAATGGAATTTTTGGATGAAATGTCGAAAGATGGATGTTTTCCTGATGCCGTTGTGTATTATACTTTGATATGTGGTTTAGCCCGAGCTGGAAGGTTGGATGATTCCAGCTCTGTCGTGTCGAAGTTGAAAGAGGCAGGGTTTTTTCTAGATCGTGTTTGTTACAATGTTCTTATCAGTGAGTTCTGTAAGAAGAACAAATTAGATAGAGCTCAAGAATGGTTGAACCAAATGGAGCTTGCTGGAGTTAAACCTGATAGTGTCACATACAACACTTTAATTTCTTACTTCAGTAAGATTGGGAATTTCAAATTAGCTCACAAGTTTATGAAAAAGATGACCGAAGAGGATGGTCTTTCACCCACTGTCTTCACTTATGGAGCTCTTATTCATGCATATTGCTTGAATAACAACATTGATGAAGCCATCAAGCTTTTCAAGGAAATGAATGTTGCGTCAAAGGTTCCTCCTAACACAGTAATATACAATATATTGATAGACTCTTTATGCAAACAGACCGAGGTCAATTTTGCACTTTCTCTATTGGACGATATGAAGTTTAGAGGGGTGATGCCAAACACCACAACATACAATTCTATTTTTAAAGCCcttagagagaataattggtTGGACAAAGCATTCAAACTTATGGATAGAATGGTCGAGCAGGCATGTAATGCCGATTATATAACAATGGAGATCTTAACCGAATGGCTTTCTTCAGTTGGTGAAACTACAAAATTGAAGAAGTTTACACAGGGATGCATGGTTTCTGATTCTGCAGCCTAA